The following coding sequences are from one Seonamhaeicola sp. ML3 window:
- a CDS encoding M23 family metallopeptidase → MSRSFLFILLTVMLSCSKPPNNKGNVSFFELNDTTKVIYENKLPCPVFTKITNLKNGKSNFIQSKPNETSLIMQFNTSKKDSSLILETYKFSHYYGYHEKGKQGYDTLHNYALPFPKGKRYKIIQGYNGSFTHNTDFSRYTIDFNLKIGDTITASRSGIVIKVIDTHNKQGTTKKYKPYGNFIMIYHNDNTFAQYVHLKQHGALVKKGDSISINQPIGISGFTGLTTTPHLHFGVFKPTTNGFKSIPIILDSISGRKYTKNKIAVND, encoded by the coding sequence ATGTCAAGGAGCTTCTTATTCATTTTACTAACAGTTATGTTAAGTTGCTCTAAACCTCCTAATAATAAGGGCAACGTATCATTTTTTGAACTTAACGATACCACAAAAGTTATATACGAGAACAAGTTACCATGTCCTGTTTTCACTAAAATAACTAACTTAAAAAATGGTAAATCTAATTTTATTCAATCAAAACCTAACGAAACTTCACTAATAATGCAGTTTAACACAAGTAAAAAGGACTCCTCGTTAATATTGGAAACCTATAAGTTTAGCCACTATTATGGTTACCATGAAAAGGGTAAACAAGGTTACGATACACTTCACAACTATGCTTTACCTTTTCCAAAAGGAAAACGTTATAAAATTATTCAAGGTTATAATGGTAGCTTTACACATAATACAGATTTTTCAAGATACACTATAGACTTCAATTTAAAAATAGGAGATACTATTACGGCGTCACGTTCTGGTATTGTAATAAAAGTTATCGATACACATAACAAACAGGGCACTACTAAAAAATATAAGCCTTATGGTAATTTTATCATGATATATCACAACGATAATACATTTGCCCAGTATGTGCATTTAAAGCAACATGGAGCCTTGGTAAAGAAAGGAGATTCTATATCGATAAACCAACCCATTGGAATTTCAGGGTTTACAGGTTTAACCACCACACCACATTTACATTTCGGTGTTTTTAAACCTACAACCAACGGTTTTAAATCCATACCTATTATCTTGGATTCAATCTCAGGAAGAAAATACACAAAAAATAAAATCGCAGTAAATGATTAA